A single genomic interval of Desulfovibrio sp. JC022 harbors:
- a CDS encoding FdtA/QdtA family cupin domain-containing protein has product MIKEDVPQIIELPKILDNRGNLTFIENSRHIPFDIKRVYYLYDVPGGETRGGHAHKHLRQYIIAASGSFDVVLDDGKTKTKFSLNRSYYGLYIPTMTWRELENFSSGSVCLVLASEYYDPSDYYYSYDDFMKAVKENETD; this is encoded by the coding sequence ATGATCAAAGAAGACGTACCGCAAATTATTGAGCTGCCCAAAATTCTGGACAACAGGGGCAACCTTACTTTTATAGAAAACAGTCGCCATATTCCTTTTGATATCAAAAGGGTGTACTATCTATATGACGTTCCCGGCGGTGAAACCCGTGGAGGACACGCCCACAAGCATCTCAGGCAGTATATCATTGCTGCTTCCGGTAGTTTTGACGTGGTTCTGGATGACGGAAAAACCAAGACCAAGTTCTCCCTGAACAGGTCTTATTACGGACTATACATCCCGACCATGACCTGGCGTGAACTTGAAAACTTCTCCTCCGGTTCCGTATGTCTGGTGCTGGCCTCGGAATATTACGATCCGAGCGATTATTACTACAGCTATGATGATTTCATGAAGGCGGTGAAAGAAAATGAAACAGATTAA
- a CDS encoding DegT/DnrJ/EryC1/StrS aminotransferase family protein has protein sequence MKQIKFLDVGWTYQALAPKMDAAAKRVLESGWFILGDEVKAFEHEFGLYTGAKHCIGCGNGLEAIELVLRAAEVGPGDDVLVPSNTFIATWLAVTRTGANIVPVEPVEATYNMDPAKLEAALTPATKAIIPVHLYGQPADMDPIMAFAEKNSLFVVTDAAQAHGAVYKGGMSGTLGHAAAFSFYPGKNLGAFGDGGAVTTMDDKIAERVRKLANYGSTEKYVHDCKGFNSRLDEMQAAFLRVKLDKLDIWNWTRKTVAGIYLEGLKDTPLVLPAISEDVQSVWHLFVVRCKDRDGLIKHLADNKIEASIHYPIPPHKQGAYKEMAGLSLPISEAIHSEVLSLPIGPHMIEEDAQRVVEVVKDFF, from the coding sequence ATGAAACAGATTAAATTCCTCGATGTCGGCTGGACTTACCAGGCACTGGCCCCCAAAATGGACGCAGCAGCTAAACGGGTTCTCGAATCGGGCTGGTTCATACTCGGCGATGAAGTAAAGGCCTTTGAACACGAATTCGGACTCTACACCGGAGCAAAACATTGCATCGGCTGCGGCAACGGACTGGAAGCCATTGAGCTGGTCCTGCGTGCTGCCGAAGTCGGCCCCGGTGATGATGTACTGGTGCCTTCCAACACCTTTATCGCCACTTGGCTGGCGGTAACCCGCACCGGAGCGAACATCGTCCCGGTGGAGCCAGTAGAAGCCACCTACAACATGGACCCGGCAAAACTGGAAGCAGCACTGACCCCGGCCACCAAGGCCATTATTCCGGTTCACCTCTACGGTCAGCCCGCAGACATGGACCCGATCATGGCATTTGCTGAAAAGAATTCCCTGTTCGTAGTCACTGACGCGGCTCAGGCTCACGGCGCGGTTTACAAAGGGGGCATGTCCGGCACACTCGGTCACGCTGCGGCCTTCAGCTTCTACCCCGGCAAAAATCTCGGAGCATTCGGTGACGGCGGCGCGGTGACCACCATGGACGACAAGATAGCCGAACGGGTGCGCAAACTCGCCAACTACGGTTCAACTGAAAAATATGTCCACGATTGCAAAGGATTCAACAGCAGGCTTGATGAAATGCAGGCCGCTTTCCTGCGCGTGAAGCTGGACAAGCTGGATATCTGGAACTGGACCCGCAAGACCGTTGCCGGGATCTACCTTGAAGGACTCAAGGACACACCGCTGGTGCTTCCGGCTATTTCCGAAGACGTGCAGTCTGTCTGGCACCTTTTCGTTGTGCGCTGCAAGGACCGCGACGGGCTGATCAAACATCTTGCTGACAACAAAATCGAAGCGTCCATCCATTATCCTATCCCCCCTCACAAACAGGGTGCGTACAAGGAGATGGCCGGTCTTTCTCTGCCCATCAGTGAAGCAATCCACAGTGAAGTGCTTTCCCTGCCCATAGGACCGCACATGATTGAAGAAGATGCTCAGCGGGTTGTAGAAGTCGTGAAGGACTTCTTTTAA
- a CDS encoding glycosyltransferase family 2 protein: protein MNQITGLVLTYNGARLLDECLQSLSFCDEILLIDSGSTDATLEIARKYNARIVHNNWNGAIEQHKFALTQITTPWVVTIDQDEIISLELRESIAAKLQGPDDVDGYYCPRRSWYLDRFIMHSGWYPDKLFRIYKRDRITIGGIRPHEELRPKNKAGEISGDIIHYPYENFSQHLDKINIYTQDAAEDLYSRGKRSSLGSALGHGFGKFFKQYILKAGFLDGRAGFIVAVHGFFYTFQKYIRLVELEMKDRK, encoded by the coding sequence ATGAACCAAATCACCGGACTGGTACTCACATATAATGGAGCAAGGCTACTCGATGAGTGTCTGCAAAGCCTCTCTTTCTGCGACGAGATACTGCTCATCGATTCCGGGTCCACGGACGCGACCCTTGAAATCGCACGCAAATACAATGCCCGCATCGTCCACAACAATTGGAACGGGGCCATTGAACAGCACAAATTCGCCCTGACTCAAATCACGACCCCATGGGTGGTGACCATTGATCAGGATGAAATAATCTCTCTGGAACTGCGCGAATCCATCGCCGCTAAGCTACAAGGCCCGGATGATGTTGACGGCTACTATTGCCCGCGCCGTTCATGGTATCTGGACCGTTTCATTATGCACAGCGGGTGGTACCCGGACAAACTTTTTCGCATCTACAAACGGGACAGGATCACCATCGGCGGTATCAGGCCCCACGAAGAACTGCGCCCCAAAAACAAGGCCGGAGAAATTTCAGGGGACATCATCCATTACCCCTACGAAAACTTTTCCCAGCATCTGGATAAAATCAACATCTACACTCAGGATGCTGCCGAAGACCTTTATTCGCGCGGCAAACGGAGTTCGCTCGGCTCAGCGCTGGGCCACGGATTTGGCAAATTTTTCAAACAGTATATACTCAAGGCAGGGTTCCTTGACGGACGGGCCGGATTCATAGTCGCAGTGCACGGCTTTTTCTATACATTTCAGAAATATATCCGGCTGGTTGAACTGGAAATGAAGGACAGAAAATGA
- the fliM gene encoding flagellar motor switch protein FliM: MSKILQQDEVDALLRGLSGGEVEAEQDIPDDDSGVVSFDLANQDRIIRGRMPVLEIVNDRFARLATNNLANTMRKRVDINPISIDMSKFGDFMRSLPVPTSLSIFKMDPLRGNAILVVDSRLVFALVESFFGGSGSQPKVEGRDFTPIEQAIVDRVVKIALSNLEDSWRPVHEVHLELVRSEVNPQFAAIVPPSDVVVVITFEVELENAIGSLIVCLPYSTLEPIRSKLHASFQSERLEIDHVWVSRFKERLLETPIDLLVRLGKTKITGRQLLNLEEGDLLLLDTDEEDMLECEVGGVLKYLGSPGRVKANRAFQIAHAIEPKMT; encoded by the coding sequence ATGAGTAAAATTCTGCAACAGGATGAGGTTGATGCTCTATTAAGAGGCCTTTCCGGCGGAGAGGTTGAAGCGGAGCAGGACATACCGGATGATGATTCCGGTGTTGTTTCCTTTGACCTTGCCAACCAGGACCGCATTATCCGCGGTCGTATGCCCGTTCTTGAAATCGTCAATGACCGTTTCGCGCGTCTGGCTACCAACAACCTTGCCAACACCATGCGCAAAAGGGTGGACATCAACCCCATTTCCATCGATATGTCCAAGTTCGGGGACTTTATGCGTTCCCTGCCTGTTCCGACATCACTTTCCATCTTTAAAATGGACCCCTTGCGCGGTAATGCCATCCTCGTTGTAGACTCCCGACTGGTTTTCGCACTGGTGGAAAGCTTTTTCGGCGGCTCAGGCTCCCAGCCCAAAGTCGAAGGCCGTGACTTCACACCTATTGAACAGGCCATTGTAGACCGAGTAGTAAAAATCGCCCTCTCAAACCTTGAAGACTCGTGGCGTCCGGTACACGAAGTTCACCTCGAGCTGGTCCGTTCCGAGGTTAACCCGCAGTTCGCGGCAATCGTACCGCCTTCGGACGTTGTTGTGGTCATCACCTTTGAAGTTGAACTGGAAAACGCCATCGGTTCACTCATCGTCTGTCTGCCCTACTCCACGCTGGAACCCATTCGTTCCAAGCTGCACGCTTCCTTCCAGTCCGAACGTCTGGAAATCGACCACGTCTGGGTCAGCCGTTTTAAAGAAAGATTACTGGAAACCCCCATTGATTTGCTGGTTCGCCTCGGCAAAACCAAAATTACCGGCCGTCAGTTGCTTAACCTTGAAGAAGGCGATCTCCTGTTGCTGGATACTGATGAGGAAGATATGCTTGAATGCGAGGTGGGCGGCGTACTCAAATATCTCGGGTCTCCCGGACGGGTTAAGGCCAACCGTGCCTTTCAGATTGCCCATGCAATCGAACCAAAAATGACTTAA
- a CDS encoding class I SAM-dependent methyltransferase, giving the protein MHENQPGTAKQADQQSSKDTERRFAQWKKLIHNQRVLDIGCGQGDFILRAQDTAKSITGIEPENAMLKRCEKKRLNVFPELSSLPSSNKFDVITLFHVLEHMPDPFRELEKLHQYFFKSERSPKTLVIEVPSADDALLSLYENEAFSKFTYWSCHLYMFNESTLKKLAEKAGYRTLKMIQFQRYPLANHLFWLAKGDKGGQNHWSFLDTPPLSKTYAETLAKQKLCDTIIGVFTPK; this is encoded by the coding sequence ATGCATGAAAACCAACCGGGAACCGCGAAACAGGCCGATCAACAAAGTTCCAAAGACACGGAACGCCGCTTTGCTCAGTGGAAGAAACTGATCCATAATCAAAGAGTTCTCGATATCGGATGTGGTCAAGGTGATTTTATATTACGGGCTCAAGACACTGCAAAAAGCATTACCGGCATAGAACCGGAAAACGCCATGCTCAAACGTTGCGAAAAAAAACGCCTTAATGTTTTTCCCGAACTGTCTTCCCTTCCATCATCAAATAAATTTGATGTAATCACCCTTTTCCACGTTCTAGAACACATGCCTGATCCCTTCCGGGAACTTGAAAAACTTCATCAATATTTTTTTAAATCAGAGAGAAGCCCCAAAACTTTGGTAATTGAAGTACCTAGCGCAGATGATGCTCTTCTATCCCTTTATGAAAACGAAGCATTCTCCAAATTCACATATTGGAGCTGCCACTTATATATGTTCAATGAAAGCACGCTGAAAAAACTTGCCGAAAAAGCCGGATACAGAACTCTGAAAATGATTCAATTCCAAAGGTACCCGCTTGCAAACCATTTATTCTGGCTGGCAAAAGGCGATAAAGGCGGACAAAACCACTGGTCTTTTCTTGATACCCCTCCCCTTTCCAAGACATATGCAGAGACATTGGCAAAACAAAAACTCTGTGACACCATTATCGGCGTTTTCACTCCCAAGTAA
- a CDS encoding TIGR04372 family glycosyltransferase: MLEFCRKIQFTTEDYTKLILNFFCIAESLYEILDVILVKTRTDRIGHQVGNIAEYVAKINEEGKLANTLIFGVAQDSVANSYILDWWRTYVQFSFWTKDAYKTALQYKGLHKFTLDISENNQGEDGIEYMQQTKARYMHFPWDFKFTEEEEKHAQAEMQRMGVDPHKPFVCFWGRDSAYLKHLLNKHYSYHDYRDMDIDTYIPSMKWLAAKGITSIRMGAVVEKKLSTSGTRIVDYASYHRSEFMDVYLSAKSLFCIAADTGVNLLPIFFHKIIGMVNYPIYNIPGAFLNKNRIFIFKKFKSIQNNAMISFKDCIKMKIADLDWCVDMENQSTVQFLDNTPEEILDLVKEVYDLVNNHNVREQEDSFQDIFHKLVNESIIRQLPFPPQSQICHSFCMRNPWFLK, encoded by the coding sequence TTGTTAGAATTCTGCCGTAAAATACAATTCACGACTGAAGATTACACAAAACTCATACTGAATTTTTTCTGCATTGCCGAATCGTTGTACGAAATACTTGATGTCATACTTGTTAAGACCAGAACGGACAGGATAGGGCATCAGGTCGGCAATATTGCCGAGTATGTAGCTAAAATCAATGAAGAAGGAAAACTTGCGAACACTCTTATTTTCGGAGTGGCCCAAGATTCCGTGGCCAACAGCTATATTCTTGACTGGTGGAGAACATACGTACAATTCAGCTTCTGGACTAAGGATGCATACAAAACAGCCCTCCAATACAAGGGCCTACATAAATTTACATTAGATATATCCGAAAACAATCAAGGTGAAGATGGTATAGAATACATGCAACAGACCAAAGCAAGGTATATGCATTTCCCTTGGGACTTTAAATTTACAGAAGAAGAAGAAAAACACGCACAAGCAGAAATGCAGCGGATGGGCGTTGATCCACACAAACCCTTTGTCTGCTTCTGGGGCCGGGACTCGGCATATCTGAAACATCTGCTCAACAAACATTATTCATATCATGACTATAGAGATATGGATATCGACACTTACATTCCCTCCATGAAATGGCTGGCTGCCAAAGGGATCACTAGCATACGCATGGGAGCCGTGGTAGAAAAAAAACTCTCCACCTCCGGTACACGGATAGTTGATTACGCTTCATACCACCGCAGCGAATTCATGGATGTCTATTTGAGCGCCAAAAGCCTTTTCTGCATAGCCGCAGATACCGGGGTCAATCTACTCCCCATCTTTTTCCATAAAATAATAGGTATGGTAAATTACCCCATCTACAATATCCCCGGCGCATTCCTAAATAAAAATAGAATTTTTATATTCAAAAAATTCAAATCAATACAAAATAATGCCATGATTTCCTTTAAAGATTGCATCAAGATGAAGATAGCCGACCTTGACTGGTGCGTTGACATGGAGAACCAGAGCACTGTCCAGTTTTTAGACAATACTCCTGAGGAGATACTCGATTTGGTCAAAGAAGTTTACGACTTGGTAAACAATCACAATGTCCGGGAGCAAGAAGATTCGTTTCAGGACATATTTCATAAACTGGTAAACGAATCCATTATCCGGCAGCTTCCCTTTCCGCCGCAAAGCCAAATATGTCACAGTTTTTGCATGCGAAACCCATGGTTTCTCAAATAA